A window of the Lolium perenne isolate Kyuss_39 chromosome 7, Kyuss_2.0, whole genome shotgun sequence genome harbors these coding sequences:
- the LOC127311314 gene encoding nudix hydrolase 19, chloroplastic, with the protein MSIHLRAHAFAANPLRGLAGSPSAVSPSAAADALRSLLDGADAAAHNHLFQVLPFRRGRPLARSPDPPAPSSSSSPAPPPVWRLAWLPPSRVPGIPPEVFVFLGSHGGEGDGKEAAAYWAVDVSEVEGARFGGAGEESAFVDLRTLMVAADWRDKDAMGELAIAGHARALLEWHNTARFCGACGAKAVPTEAGTRKQCSNESCKKRIYPRVDPVVIMLVIDKENDRALLSRQSRFVPRMWSCLAGFIEPGESLEEAVRRETLEETGIEVGQAIYHSSQPWPVGPSTMPCQLMVGFFAYAKSLEISVDKKELEDAQWHSREDVKRALTFAEYEKAQRSTAVKVNQICKGVERGQTISSDLSVESEEPTPMFVPGPFAIAHHLISSWAFEGAPKVPSSFSNL; encoded by the exons ATGTCCATCCACCTCCGCGCCCACGCCTTCGCGGCCAACCCGCTGCGCGGCCTCGCCGGCTCTCCCTCCGCCGTCTCCCCCTCCGCTGCCGCCGACGCCCTCCGCTCCCTCCTCGACGGCGCCGATGCGGCGGCCCACAACCACCTCTTCCAGGTCCTCCCCTTCCGCCGAGGCCGCCCCCTCGCGCGCTCCCCGGACCCTCCtgctccctcctcctcctcctcccccgcgCCACCGCCGGTCTGGCGCCTGGCGTGGCTCCCGCCCTCGCGCGTACCTGGCATCCCCCCGGAAGTCTTCGTGTTCCTGGGCTCCCACGGCGGCGAAGGGGACGGCAAGGAGGCCGCCGCGTACTGGGCCGTCGACGTCAGCGAGGTCGAGGGCGCCAGGTTCGGCGGCGCGGGGGAGGAGTCCGCGTTCGTGGACTTGAGGACGCTCATGGTGGCCGCGGACTGGAGGGACAAGGACGCCATGGGGGAGCTAGCCATCGCTGGCCAT GCCCGGGCACTGCTAGAATGGCACAACACCGCGAGATTCTGTGGAGCATGTGGAGCAAAGGCGGTTCCTACTGAAGCTGGGACGCGGAAGCAGTGCAGCAACGAGTCCTGCAAGAAGAGGATATACCCTCGAGTTGACCCC GTTGTGATTATGTTGGTCATTGACAAAGAAAATGATCGTGCTCTCCTCAGCCGTCAGTCAAGATTCGTACCCCGAATGTGGAGCTGTCTTGCTGGTTTTATTGAG CCAGGGGAAAGCTTGGAAGAGGCAGTGAGAAGAGAGACATTGGAAGAAACTGGGATTGAAGTTGGTCAAGCCATTTACCACAGTTCTCAACCATGGCCTG TTGGGCCAAGTACTATGCCATGCCAGCTGATGGTGGGTTTCTTTGCTTACGCTAAATCATTGGAGATTAGTGTTGATAAAAAGGAGCTTGAAG ATGCCCAGTGGCACAGCCGTGAAGATGTGAAGAGAGCGCTAACATTTGCAGAATACGAGAAAGCTCAGAGATCAACTGCGGTCAAAGTCAATCAAATATGCAAGGGTGTCGAGAGAGGGCAGACCATCTCTTCCGACCTCAGTGTGGAAAGCGAGGAACCTACTCCGATGTTTGTACCTGGGCCCTTCGCCATCGCTCATCACCTCATATCATCATGGGCATTTGAGGGAGCTCCCAAGGTGCCCAGCTCCTTCTCCAACCTATGA
- the LOC127311313 gene encoding anthocyanin 5-aromatic acyltransferase-like produces MNIRVRVLDVTHVQPDQTANQPAGDDAMIKLSPFDTFFLALRPIQRLFFYDDGDGDGTSLPPFPSLASSLRASLGATLAVFTPLAGKLTAYSDDHDVAIDCSPGAAHPGVRFVEAEYSGDAADMRRLVRDVEHDTEAFLQLVPELEVGRLPAPVLAVQVTRPAAGGGAVAVGVTMHHAAGDGQSLWQFMRAWSTASREGSLAGAAAPTFDRAGLLRHPKARDAARNLVRFSAPELPKVNMFPEPDWTRQSRRTYLVTAGQIQSLKRRIVQSQAAAKNGDGEPELPTTYVAIASLLWTSIARAKSLDNAADEEEYFLFPADCRRRLQPPLEPGFFGNCIKVRYARATTGDLVCRDGGNDDDGLARAAAAFWRAIREHVEEEDPLGDADRWVEVIRGVPRERIAKQGSSHRFMAYEVDFGWGQPSRVELVSVSSAEMTTLLGAPGGAVQVSVALHPDHVDGFEASFLAQVSA; encoded by the coding sequence ATGAACATCCGTGTGCGAGTTCTGGATGTCACCCATGTCCAGCCGGACCAAACAGCCAATCAGCCGGCCGGAGACGACGCCATGATCAAGCTATCGCCCTTCGACACCTTCTTTCTCGCGCTCCGGCCGATCCAACGGCTCTTCTTctacgacgacggcgacggcgacggcacgAGCCTCCCGCCGTTCCCATCACTCGCCAGCTCGCTGCGGGCGTCCCTTGGCGCCACGCTCGCCGTCTTCACCCCACTCGCGGGAAAGCTCACGGCCTACTCCGACGACCACGACGTCGCCATCGACTGCTCCCCAGGCGCCGCCCACCCGGGCGTCAGGTTTGTCGAGGCGGAGtactccggagacgccgccgacaTGCGCCGGTTGGTCCGGGACGTGGAGCACGACACCGAGGCGTTCTTGCAGCTCGTGCCGGAGCTCGAGGTGGGCAGGCTGCCTGCCCCCGTGCTGGCCGTGCAGGTCACgcggccggcggccggcggcggcgccgtAGCGGTCGGGGTTACCATGCACCACGCGGCGGGAGACGGGCAGTCGCTGTGGCAGTTCATGCGGGCCTGGTCCACCGCGTCGCGGGAGGGCTCGCTGGCCGGCGCCGCTGCGCCGACGTTTGACCGGGCGGGGCTCCTGCGGCACCCGAAAGCAAGGGACGCGGCGCGAAATTTGGTCCGATTCTCCGCGCCGGAGTTGCCCAAGGTGAACATGTTCCCGGAGCCGGACTGGACGAGGCAGAGCCGACGAACCTACCTCGTCACCGCTGGGCAGATCCAGTCGCTGAAGCGGCGCATCGTGCAGAGCCAAGCCGCCGCCAAGAACGGCGACGGAGAGCCGGAGCTGCCGACAACCTACGTTGCCATCGCGTCGCTGCTGTGGACATCCATCGCCCGCGCCAAGTCCTTGGACAACGCcgccgatgaggaggagtacttcCTGTTCCCCGCGgactgccgccgccgcctgcaACCGCCCCTGGAGCCCGGCTTCTTCGGGAACTGCATCAAGGTCCGGTACGCGCGTGCCACGACCGGCGACCTCGTCTGCCGCGACGGTGGCAACGACGACGACGGGCTCGCGCGCGCTGCGGCGGCGTTTTGGCGGGCGATCCGGGAGCAcgtggaggaggaggacccgCTGGGCGACGCCGACCGGTGGGTGGAGGTCATCCGAGGCGTCCCGCGGGAGAGGATCGCGAAGCAGGGGTCGTCCCACCGGTTCATGGCGTACGAGGTGGACTTCGGGTGGGGGCAGCCGAGCAGGGTGGAGCTTGTGTCCGTGTCCAGCGCCGAGATGACGACGCTCCTCGGGGCGCCGGGCGGCGCGGTGCAGGTCTCCGTCGCGCTTCACCCGGACCACGTGGACGGGTTCGAGGCCAGCTTCCTGGCGCAGGTCTCAGCATGA
- the LOC127313715 gene encoding peroxidase 2-like, with translation MASASLKLSIAVTCALLLSSACHGLEVGYYKKSCPRVEAIVRDEVKKFVYKNAGIGAGLIRMFFHDCFVEGCDASVLLDPTPANPQPEKLSPPNFPSLRGFEAIDAAKDAVEKACPGVVSCADIIAFASRDAAYFLSRMTVKINMPAGRLDGRISNFTKALSNLPPPFFNITQLIVSFASKGLDTEDMVVLSGAHTIGISHCSSFVSDRLAVPSDINAALASSLRRQCPANPTPANDPRVHQDVVTPNALDNQYYKNVLAHKVLFTSDAALLTTPATTQMVLDNANIRGLWEDKFKKAMVKMGAIGVKNGFQGEIRRNCRVVNRY, from the coding sequence ATGGCTTCAGCTTCGCTTAAGCTTTCTATTGCGGTGACATGCGCATTGCTCTTGTCGTCGGCATGCCATGGCCTGGAGGTGGGCTACTACAAGAAGTCGTGCCCCCGCGTGGAGGCCATCGTGAGGGACGAGGTAAAGAAGTTCGTCTACAAGAACGCCGGCATCGGCGCCGGGCTGATCCGCATGTTCTTCCACGACTGCTTCGTCGAGGGATGTGATGCCTCCGTCCTCCTAGATCCAACACCAGCCAACCCGCAGCCAGAGAAGCTGAGCCCTCCCAACTTCCCTAGCCTCCGCGGGTTCGAGGCCATCGACGCGGCCAAGGACGCCGTGGAAAAGGCCTGTCCGGGTGTGGTATCCTGCGCTGACATCATTGCCTTCGCCAGCCGTGACGCAGCCTACTTCCTCAGCAGGATGACGGTGAAGATCAACATGCCGGCAGGCCGTCTGGATGGTCGCATTTCCAACTTCACCAAGGCCCTCTCCAATCTGCCGCCTCCATTCTTCAACATCACTCAACTTATCGTCAGCTTCGCCTCTAAAGGGCTCGACACAGAGGACATGGTGGTTCTTTCTGGCGCCCACACCATTGGGATCTCACATTGTTCATCCTTCGTCTCTGACCGCCTCGCCGTTCCCTCCGACATCAACGCTGCCCTCGCCAGCAGCCTGAGGAGGCAATGCCCCGCCAACCCAACCCCGGCCAATGACCCCAGAGTGCACCAGGACGTGGTAACCCCCAACGCGCTCGACAACCAGTACTACAAGAACGTCCTCGCACACAAGGTTTTGTTCACATCGGACGCCGCCCTTCTTACCACACCCGCGACCACCCAGATGGTGCTTGACAATGCCAACATCCGTGGACTGTGGGAGGACAAGTTCAAGAAGGCGATGGTCAAGATGGGTGCCATCGGAGTCAAGAACGGATTTCAAGGTGAAATCAGGAGGAACTGCAGGGTCGTCAACCGCTACTAA